The Kitasatospora setae KM-6054 genome contains a region encoding:
- a CDS encoding urea transporter, which translates to MTHGTDRGPRRALDREPLGYLTAALRGVGQVDLQPRLLTGAFILAGLWAAGWRVGLFATLGTLLSTAAAYAFGVDRDSIAQGLQGFSGCLTGIALVGSLGHHPATYVLTVVGCVLCTVLTAALGTLLAPYGLSALTAPFCVVSGVIVLGAPSFARIWHGDPAPVADPTGGDPAITFTDLWHAFFGNVSQVFLVDSWYVGLIMLAGLACAGARVVLAAALGSVAGIVAAWALGAPTAQIASGIYGYNAVLVGIALGAVLLPATPWNAGYALFGAALSTGLTAAITSFFKPFDGHTFTWPFILTTWALLAAVPRLPRLRAAGATG; encoded by the coding sequence GTGACACACGGTACCGACCGCGGCCCGCGTCGCGCCCTGGACCGCGAACCGCTCGGCTACCTGACCGCCGCGCTGCGCGGCGTCGGCCAGGTCGACCTGCAACCCCGGCTGCTCACCGGCGCGTTCATCCTGGCCGGGCTCTGGGCGGCCGGCTGGCGGGTCGGCCTGTTCGCGACGCTCGGCACGCTGCTCTCCACCGCGGCCGCCTACGCGTTCGGCGTCGACCGCGACTCCATCGCCCAGGGCCTGCAAGGCTTCTCGGGCTGCCTGACCGGCATCGCCCTGGTCGGCTCGCTCGGCCACCACCCCGCCACCTACGTCCTCACCGTGGTCGGCTGCGTGCTGTGCACGGTGCTGACGGCCGCGCTCGGCACCCTGCTCGCGCCGTACGGGCTGAGCGCGCTGACCGCGCCGTTCTGCGTCGTCTCCGGGGTGATAGTGCTCGGTGCCCCCTCCTTCGCCCGGATCTGGCACGGCGACCCCGCGCCGGTCGCCGACCCCACCGGCGGCGACCCCGCGATCACCTTCACCGACCTGTGGCACGCCTTCTTCGGCAACGTCTCGCAGGTCTTCCTGGTGGACAGCTGGTACGTCGGCCTGATCATGCTGGCCGGCCTGGCCTGCGCGGGCGCCCGGGTGGTGCTCGCCGCCGCGCTCGGCTCGGTCGCCGGGATCGTCGCGGCCTGGGCGCTCGGCGCGCCGACCGCCCAGATCGCCTCCGGCATCTACGGCTACAACGCCGTCCTGGTCGGCATCGCGCTCGGCGCCGTCCTGCTGCCCGCCACCCCCTGGAACGCGGGCTACGCGCTGTTCGGCGCCGCGCTGTCCACCGGGCTGACCGCCGCGATCACCTCGTTCTTCAAGCCCTTCGACGGCCACACCTTCACCTGGCCGTTCATCCTCACCACCTGGGCCCTGCTGGCCGCCGTCCCGCGACTGCCCCGGCTGCGGGCCGCCGGCGCCACCGGCTGA
- a CDS encoding urease subunit gamma, producing MNLAPREIDKLVVYVVADLARKRQGRGLKLNYSEAVALITEAILEAARDGRSVADCMELGRHVLGADDCMDGVRRMLPLLQVEASFVDGTKLVSVHDPIGG from the coding sequence ATGAACCTCGCGCCCCGCGAGATCGACAAACTGGTCGTCTACGTGGTCGCCGACCTGGCCCGCAAGCGCCAGGGCCGCGGCCTCAAGCTGAACTACAGCGAAGCGGTCGCGCTGATCACCGAGGCCATCCTGGAGGCCGCCCGGGACGGCAGGTCGGTCGCCGACTGCATGGAGCTCGGCCGGCACGTCCTCGGCGCCGACGACTGCATGGACGGGGTGCGGCGGATGCTGCCGCTGCTCCAGGTCGAGGCGTCCTTCGTCGACGGCACCAAGCTGGTCTCCGTGCACGACCCCATCGGCGGCTGA
- a CDS encoding urease subunit beta, with product MSFGTYLYGDGDIEINAGRRTLTVEVVNTGDRAVQVGSHYHFFEVNPALRFDRDRTLGTHLNIPAGTSVRIEPGGTREVELCEYGGTGRLVGFSGLLNGSTVSHPARIEAFRKAYADGFQGAEGDDRGAGQDGNDDGQDSGKKKGAN from the coding sequence GTGAGTTTCGGCACGTACCTGTACGGCGATGGCGACATCGAGATCAACGCGGGCCGCCGCACCCTGACCGTCGAGGTGGTCAACACCGGCGACCGCGCGGTCCAGGTCGGCTCGCACTACCACTTCTTCGAGGTCAACCCGGCGCTGCGGTTCGACCGCGACCGGACGCTCGGCACCCACCTGAACATCCCGGCCGGCACCTCGGTGCGGATCGAGCCCGGCGGCACCCGCGAGGTCGAGCTGTGCGAGTACGGCGGCACCGGCCGGCTGGTCGGCTTCAGCGGCCTGCTGAACGGCAGCACGGTCTCGCACCCGGCCCGGATCGAGGCGTTCCGCAAGGCGTACGCGGACGGCTTCCAGGGCGCGGAGGGCGACGACCGGGGCGCCGGGCAGGACGGGAACGACGACGGGCAGGACTCCGGGAAGAAGAAGGGCGCCAACTGA
- the ureC gene encoding urease subunit alpha — translation MPIMTRRQYTDMFGPTVGDRFQLADTNLVVEVEKDYSEGLYGDEIVYGGGKTMRDGMGADPQATAAQGALDTVITNVVVIDPVIGVVKCDIGIKDGLIAGIGKSGNPQTQNDVDPRLVIGPGTEAISGEHLIATAGAIDTHVHLISPQQAEHALTNGITTLIGGGTGPSDGTNGTTCTPGPFNIARFLQAAEEVPVNIGIMGKGNGSLPAALDEQIAAGACALKVHEDWGATPAVIDNALNAADRHDVQVAIHTDSLNESGFFEDTRSAIDGRTIHTFHSEGAGGGHAPDILRVTGEPNVLPSSTNPTLPYTRNSVDELLDMVMVCHHLNPDIPEDVSFADSRVRAETIAAESVLHDLGVISIVSSDSQAMGRVGESVTRCFQIAHHCKDKRGPLDGDSPRNDNQRVLRYLAKVTINPAIATGIADHVGSLEAGKLADIVLWPIHSFAAKPKMIIKGGIISWAQMGDPNASLPTPQPVLYRPMFGQFGRAQQATHVTFMSQAGIAAGVPEELGLRRRVLPVRGTRVIGKHHMVRNNALPKVEVDPETFKVTLDGEVATIEPAQSLPLNQLYFVV, via the coding sequence ATGCCGATCATGACCCGCCGGCAGTACACCGACATGTTCGGCCCGACCGTCGGCGACCGGTTCCAACTCGCCGACACCAACCTGGTCGTCGAGGTCGAGAAGGACTACAGCGAGGGCCTGTACGGCGACGAGATCGTCTACGGCGGCGGCAAGACCATGCGCGACGGCATGGGCGCCGACCCGCAGGCCACCGCCGCGCAGGGCGCGCTGGACACCGTGATCACCAACGTGGTGGTGATCGATCCGGTGATCGGCGTCGTCAAGTGCGACATCGGGATCAAGGACGGCCTCATCGCGGGCATCGGCAAGTCCGGCAACCCGCAGACCCAGAACGACGTCGACCCGCGCCTGGTGATCGGCCCCGGCACCGAGGCGATCTCCGGCGAGCACCTGATCGCCACCGCCGGCGCGATCGACACCCACGTCCACCTGATCTCCCCGCAGCAGGCCGAGCACGCGCTGACCAACGGCATCACCACCCTGATCGGCGGCGGCACCGGCCCGTCCGACGGCACCAACGGCACCACCTGCACCCCGGGACCGTTCAACATCGCCCGGTTCCTGCAGGCCGCCGAGGAGGTGCCGGTCAACATCGGCATCATGGGCAAGGGCAACGGCAGCCTGCCCGCCGCGCTGGACGAGCAGATCGCGGCCGGCGCCTGCGCGCTGAAGGTGCACGAGGACTGGGGCGCCACCCCCGCCGTCATCGACAACGCGCTGAACGCCGCCGACCGGCACGACGTCCAGGTGGCGATCCACACCGACAGCCTGAACGAGTCCGGGTTCTTCGAGGACACCCGCTCGGCGATCGACGGCCGCACCATCCACACCTTCCACTCCGAGGGCGCGGGCGGCGGCCACGCCCCCGACATCCTGCGGGTCACCGGCGAGCCCAACGTGCTGCCCTCGTCCACCAACCCGACGCTGCCGTACACCCGCAACTCGGTCGACGAACTGCTCGACATGGTGATGGTCTGCCACCACCTCAACCCCGACATCCCGGAGGACGTCTCGTTCGCCGACTCCCGGGTCCGGGCCGAGACCATCGCCGCCGAGTCGGTGCTGCACGACCTCGGCGTGATCAGCATCGTCTCGTCCGACTCGCAGGCGATGGGCCGGGTCGGCGAGTCCGTCACCCGCTGCTTCCAGATCGCCCACCACTGCAAGGACAAGCGCGGCCCGCTGGACGGCGACAGCCCCCGCAACGACAACCAGCGGGTGCTGCGCTACCTGGCCAAGGTCACCATCAACCCGGCCATCGCCACCGGCATCGCCGACCACGTCGGCTCGCTGGAGGCCGGCAAGCTCGCCGACATCGTGCTCTGGCCGATCCACTCGTTCGCCGCCAAACCCAAGATGATCATCAAGGGCGGGATCATCTCCTGGGCCCAGATGGGCGACCCGAACGCCTCCCTGCCCACCCCCCAACCGGTGCTCTACCGGCCGATGTTCGGCCAGTTCGGCCGCGCCCAGCAGGCCACCCACGTCACCTTCATGTCGCAGGCCGGGATCGCCGCCGGCGTCCCCGAGGAACTCGGCCTGCGGCGGCGCGTCCTGCCGGTGCGCGGCACCCGGGTGATCGGCAAGCACCACATGGTCCGCAACAACGCGCTGCCGAAGGTCGAGGTCGACCCGGAGACCTTCAAGGTCACCCTGGACGGCGAGGTCGCCACCATCGAACCCGCCCAGTCGCTGCCGCTCAACCAGCTCTACTTCGTGGTGTAG
- a CDS encoding urease accessory protein UreF: MFHSPDALPERRPPDSRPGGLPALLVSLQLADSAFPSGFYTLSHGLEGYAQAGAVTPDTLPALLADLLRHGVGPSDATALVLAHRAVTAGELTHAVRVDRRLYAAKLSRETRQAATRTGRQLLDLAAEVFDRPPIADYLRLVTDRRAPGCQAVAAGIVQAAAGVPVDQAVAADLYAFAASFAGAALRLRLTDHRRAQVLLRGAAPVIEEAVAAALVRPEADLGAGAPAADIMSGRHERADARLFAT, translated from the coding sequence ATGTTCCACAGCCCGGACGCCCTTCCGGAGCGCCGGCCCCCCGACTCCCGGCCCGGGGGGCTGCCCGCCCTGCTGGTCAGCCTGCAACTCGCCGACTCCGCCTTCCCCAGCGGCTTCTACACCCTCTCGCACGGCCTGGAGGGCTACGCCCAGGCCGGGGCCGTCACCCCCGACACGCTGCCCGCGCTGCTCGCCGACCTGCTCCGGCACGGCGTCGGCCCGTCCGACGCCACCGCCCTCGTCCTCGCCCACCGGGCCGTCACCGCAGGCGAGTTGACCCATGCCGTCCGGGTCGACCGGCGGCTGTACGCGGCCAAGCTCAGCCGGGAGACCCGGCAGGCCGCCACCCGCACCGGGCGGCAGCTGCTCGACCTCGCCGCCGAGGTCTTCGACCGGCCGCCGATCGCCGACTACCTGCGGCTGGTCACCGACCGCCGGGCCCCCGGCTGCCAGGCCGTCGCCGCCGGGATCGTCCAGGCCGCCGCCGGCGTCCCGGTCGACCAGGCCGTCGCCGCCGACCTGTACGCCTTCGCCGCCAGCTTCGCCGGCGCCGCGCTGCGGCTGCGGCTCACCGACCACCGCAGGGCCCAGGTGCTGCTGCGCGGCGCCGCCCCCGTCATCGAGGAGGCCGTCGCGGCCGCCCTCGTCCGCCCGGAGGCCGACCTCGGCGCCGGCGCGCCCGCCGCCGACATCATGTCCGGCCGCCACGAGCGCGCCGACGCCCGGCTGTTCGCCACCTGA
- the ureG gene encoding urease accessory protein UreG yields MDDNVLRIGIGGPVGSGKTALIEALVPVLIARGHRPAVITNDIYTQEDAQHVRRTLAGVLDPDLVVGVETGACPHTAVRDDPTMNLAAGAELLERFPEIDTLLYESGGDNLTLTFSPVLADVFVFVLDTAEGEKMPRKRGPGITESDLLVINKIDIARYVRTDIAVMESDAHKVRGGKPVILTNSLDGTGIEELAAFLNNRRKALI; encoded by the coding sequence ATGGACGACAACGTCCTGCGGATCGGCATCGGCGGCCCGGTCGGCTCCGGCAAGACCGCGCTGATCGAGGCGCTGGTGCCGGTGCTGATCGCCCGCGGCCACCGCCCCGCCGTGATCACCAACGACATCTACACCCAGGAGGACGCCCAGCACGTCCGCCGCACCCTGGCCGGCGTCCTCGACCCCGACCTGGTGGTCGGCGTGGAGACCGGCGCCTGCCCGCACACCGCCGTCCGCGACGACCCGACGATGAACCTGGCGGCCGGCGCCGAACTGCTCGAGCGCTTCCCGGAGATCGACACCCTGCTGTACGAGTCCGGCGGCGACAACCTGACGCTGACCTTCAGCCCGGTGCTGGCCGACGTCTTCGTCTTCGTCCTGGACACCGCCGAGGGCGAGAAGATGCCCCGCAAGCGCGGCCCCGGCATCACCGAGTCCGACCTGCTCGTCATCAACAAGATCGACATCGCCCGGTACGTCCGCACCGACATCGCGGTGATGGAGTCCGACGCGCACAAGGTCCGCGGCGGCAAGCCGGTCATCCTCACCAACTCGCTCGACGGCACCGGCATCGAGGAACTCGCCGCGTTCCTCAACAACCGCCGCAAGGCGCTGATCTGA
- a CDS encoding urease accessory protein UreD: protein MTPTPSRPAATVDRLDAAHWAAGHLPAEVAGLAARPDTLAPGSPAKVGVLDLAFAVRGGRTELVERYQKTPLQIMRPLWIDPLRPDAAHVYLMATGGGIAQADRYRIDVRCGPGTRVHLTTQAATKVFRMEQDYASQLVHLTADDGAYLEYLPDPLIPFAGSRFHQRTTVTAAPGATVVLAETLTAGRLARGERHDYRVLTTDLEITRPDGTPLAVDTLRLTPGADRAAVTGPAVLAGHDHLATLYAVSGLRPAAEIADTLYRALDGTGLRYGVSTLPEDSGAWLRLLEDSPVRTAAALDAAWRAVRLLLTGLPAPAPRKT from the coding sequence GTGACCCCCACCCCGTCCCGCCCGGCCGCGACCGTCGACCGGCTCGACGCGGCGCACTGGGCCGCCGGCCACCTCCCCGCCGAGGTGGCCGGCCTGGCCGCCCGCCCCGACACCCTCGCCCCCGGCTCGCCCGCCAAGGTCGGCGTCCTCGACCTGGCCTTCGCCGTCCGCGGCGGCCGCACCGAACTCGTCGAGCGCTACCAGAAGACCCCGCTGCAGATCATGCGCCCGCTCTGGATCGACCCCCTCCGGCCCGACGCCGCCCACGTCTACCTGATGGCCACCGGCGGCGGCATCGCCCAGGCCGACCGCTACCGGATCGACGTCCGCTGCGGCCCCGGCACCCGCGTCCACCTCACCACCCAGGCCGCCACCAAGGTGTTCCGGATGGAACAGGACTACGCCAGCCAGCTCGTCCACCTCACCGCCGACGACGGCGCCTACCTGGAGTACCTGCCCGACCCGCTGATCCCGTTCGCCGGCTCCCGGTTCCACCAGCGCACCACCGTCACCGCCGCGCCCGGCGCCACCGTCGTGCTCGCCGAGACCCTCACCGCCGGACGGCTCGCCCGCGGCGAACGGCACGACTACCGGGTGCTCACCACCGACCTGGAGATCACCCGCCCCGACGGCACCCCGCTCGCCGTCGACACCCTGCGGCTCACCCCCGGCGCCGACCGCGCCGCCGTCACCGGACCCGCCGTCCTCGCCGGCCACGACCACCTCGCCACCCTGTACGCCGTCAGCGGCCTGCGCCCCGCCGCCGAGATCGCCGACACCCTGTACCGCGCCCTCGACGGCACCGGCCTGCGCTACGGCGTCTCCACCCTGCCCGAGGACAGCGGCGCCTGGCTGCGCCTGCTGGAGGACAGCCCCGTCCGCACCGCCGCCGCCCTCGACGCCGCCTGGCGGGCCGTCCGGCTGCTGCTCACCGGACTGCCCGCGCCCGCCCCGCGCAAGACCTGA
- a CDS encoding ammonium transporter: MLSAPPPMPPAYNAGDTAWLLASTAMVLLMTPGLAFFYGGMVRLKHVLMMIKMSFAALALGSLVWWALGYTLAFGPDAGGAGVIGNLDRAFLRGVEIDTLTGAIPTYIFATFQMGFAVVTVALISGSVADRARMRGWLVFVPLWLLLVYAPTAHWVFDSRGWIHDKLGALDFAGGLPVELSSGAAGLAVALALRGPRDWARREERPNNIPLVVIGVGLLWFGWFGFNSGSALSDQGTAAAAFLNTQLGGAAAMVSWPLVEKWRTGRVSTTGVVSAGVAGMVAITPACGEIDPLGAVVTGLVAGAVCGWAVTLKYRFGVDDTLDVVGVHGVGGLTGLLMVGLFATARISGTEGLFYGGGWSLLGKQALAALAVAAFSCTLTWLLAKLVHATVGFRAAAAYAHVPGAAEETAYDTLTAARLGALVDADAAHGDGELVRKIAGLLRERRADGS; encoded by the coding sequence GTGCTCTCCGCGCCCCCGCCGATGCCCCCGGCCTACAACGCCGGCGACACGGCCTGGCTGCTGGCCTCCACCGCGATGGTCCTGCTGATGACGCCCGGACTGGCGTTCTTCTACGGCGGGATGGTCCGGCTCAAGCACGTCCTGATGATGATCAAGATGAGCTTCGCGGCGCTCGCCCTCGGCAGCCTGGTCTGGTGGGCGCTCGGCTACACGCTGGCCTTCGGGCCGGACGCCGGCGGGGCCGGGGTGATCGGCAACCTCGACCGGGCGTTCCTGCGCGGCGTCGAGATCGACACCCTCACCGGCGCCATCCCCACCTACATCTTCGCCACCTTCCAGATGGGCTTCGCCGTCGTCACCGTCGCCCTGATCAGCGGCTCGGTCGCCGACCGGGCCCGGATGCGCGGCTGGCTGGTGTTCGTCCCGCTCTGGCTGCTGCTGGTCTACGCGCCCACCGCGCACTGGGTGTTCGACTCCCGGGGCTGGATCCACGACAAGCTCGGCGCCCTCGACTTCGCCGGCGGCCTGCCGGTCGAACTCAGCTCCGGCGCCGCCGGCCTCGCCGTCGCGCTCGCCCTGCGCGGCCCCCGCGACTGGGCCCGCCGCGAGGAGCGGCCCAACAACATCCCGCTGGTGGTGATCGGCGTCGGCCTGCTCTGGTTCGGCTGGTTCGGCTTCAACTCCGGCTCCGCGCTCAGCGACCAGGGCACCGCCGCCGCGGCCTTCCTCAACACCCAGCTCGGCGGCGCCGCCGCCATGGTCAGCTGGCCGCTGGTCGAGAAGTGGCGCACCGGCAGGGTCAGCACCACCGGCGTGGTCTCCGCGGGCGTGGCCGGCATGGTCGCCATCACCCCCGCCTGCGGCGAGATCGACCCGCTCGGCGCCGTCGTCACCGGCCTGGTCGCCGGCGCGGTCTGCGGCTGGGCCGTCACCCTCAAGTACCGCTTCGGCGTGGACGACACCCTCGACGTGGTCGGCGTGCACGGCGTCGGCGGCCTCACCGGACTGCTGATGGTCGGCCTGTTCGCCACCGCCCGGATCAGCGGCACCGAGGGCCTGTTCTACGGCGGCGGCTGGAGCCTGCTCGGCAAGCAGGCGCTCGCCGCGCTCGCCGTCGCCGCGTTCTCCTGCACCCTGACCTGGCTGCTCGCCAAGCTCGTCCACGCCACGGTCGGCTTCCGGGCCGCCGCCGCGTACGCGCACGTCCCCGGCGCCGCCGAGGAGACCGCCTACGACACCCTCACCGCCGCCCGGCTCGGCGCCCTCGTCGACGCCGACGCCGCGCACGGCGACGGGGAACTCGTCCGGAAGATCGCCGGACTGCTCAGGGAGCGCCGCGCGGACGGCAGTTGA
- the helR gene encoding RNA polymerase recycling motor ATPase HelR, with the protein MNQPTTGAFDLPERLAAKADPALIAADDRHFAEIADTLRRDVAELTARLDQARRSPGGAGQAAMDRDNEVHQLSARLRTLNRFGHDLCLGRIVRADDPEPIYVGRLGLADADGRRLLVDWRSPAAEPFFAATHANPMGLASRRRYRWQRGKVGDYWDEVFTADGLEGHAALDDQSAFIASLGSSRSERMRDVLATIQADQDAIIRAGSRGALVVDGGPGTGKTVVALHRTAHLLYSDPRLGHRKGRVLFVGPHQPYLAYVSDVLPSLGEEGVQTCTLRDLLPEGPGVGPEPDPEVARLKAAAGMVHAIEKAVAVYEEPPAEGRKLSTEWYELWIDPEDWAEAFAAPGPGVPHNEARQQILDELITILLDKNADSFDDEDGISPEVLRRELRRDPELLGALRRAWPILEHTDLVGDLWTVPAYLRLCAPWLDREEIRALQRTDPAAWTLADLPLLDAARRRLGDTDADRRQRAHRARIAAERELMDGVVDHLLKSDDDGEGAVAMLRGADLRDALIDHTEAEPVHPDLLAGPFAHIVVDEAQELTDAEWQMLIARCPSRSFTIVGDRAQARHGFTESWTERLERAGLDRVTITSLTVNYRTPEEVMAEAEPVIRAALPDANVPTSIRRSGLPVHHGARAERDALLDAWLAEHPEGTACVIGDPTFLGGGRVRSLSPELVKGLEFDLVVIVDPESFGDGVEGAVDRYVAMTRATGQLAILR; encoded by the coding sequence ATGAACCAGCCGACGACCGGCGCCTTCGACCTGCCCGAGCGGCTCGCCGCCAAGGCGGACCCGGCCCTGATCGCCGCCGACGACCGGCACTTCGCCGAGATCGCCGACACCCTGCGACGGGACGTCGCGGAGCTGACCGCGCGCCTGGACCAGGCCCGCCGCAGCCCCGGCGGGGCCGGGCAGGCGGCGATGGACCGGGACAACGAGGTGCACCAGCTCTCCGCCCGGCTGCGCACCCTGAACCGCTTCGGCCACGACCTGTGCCTGGGCCGGATCGTCCGCGCCGACGACCCCGAGCCGATCTACGTCGGCCGCCTCGGCCTGGCCGACGCCGACGGCCGCCGGCTGCTGGTCGACTGGCGCTCGCCCGCCGCCGAGCCGTTCTTCGCCGCCACCCACGCCAACCCGATGGGCCTGGCCAGCCGCCGCCGCTACCGCTGGCAGCGCGGCAAGGTCGGCGACTACTGGGACGAGGTGTTCACCGCCGACGGCCTGGAGGGGCACGCCGCCCTCGACGACCAGTCCGCCTTCATCGCCAGCCTCGGCAGCTCCCGCTCCGAGCGGATGCGCGACGTGCTGGCCACCATCCAGGCCGACCAGGACGCGATCATCCGGGCCGGCTCGCGCGGCGCCCTGGTGGTCGACGGCGGCCCCGGCACCGGCAAGACCGTGGTCGCCCTGCACCGCACCGCCCACCTGCTGTACTCCGACCCGCGGCTGGGCCACCGCAAGGGCCGGGTGCTGTTCGTCGGCCCGCACCAGCCGTACCTGGCGTACGTCTCCGACGTGCTGCCCAGCCTCGGCGAGGAGGGCGTGCAGACCTGCACGCTGCGCGACCTGCTGCCCGAGGGCCCCGGCGTCGGGCCCGAGCCCGACCCCGAGGTGGCCCGGCTGAAGGCCGCCGCCGGGATGGTGCACGCGATCGAGAAGGCCGTCGCCGTCTACGAGGAGCCGCCCGCCGAGGGCCGCAAGCTCTCCACCGAGTGGTACGAGCTGTGGATCGACCCGGAGGACTGGGCCGAGGCGTTCGCCGCCCCCGGCCCCGGCGTCCCGCACAACGAGGCCCGGCAGCAGATCCTCGACGAGCTGATCACCATCCTGCTGGACAAGAACGCCGACTCCTTCGACGACGAGGACGGCATCTCGCCCGAGGTGCTCCGCCGCGAACTGCGCCGCGACCCCGAACTGCTCGGCGCGCTCCGCCGGGCCTGGCCGATCCTGGAGCACACCGACCTGGTCGGCGACCTGTGGACCGTCCCCGCCTACCTGCGGCTGTGCGCGCCCTGGCTGGACCGCGAGGAGATCCGCGCCCTCCAGCGCACCGACCCCGCCGCCTGGACGCTCGCCGACCTGCCGCTGCTCGACGCCGCCCGCCGCCGCCTCGGCGACACCGACGCCGACCGCCGCCAGCGCGCCCACCGGGCCCGGATCGCCGCCGAACGCGAACTCATGGACGGCGTCGTCGACCACCTGCTGAAGTCCGACGACGACGGCGAGGGCGCCGTCGCCATGCTGCGCGGCGCCGACCTGCGCGACGCGCTGATCGACCACACCGAGGCCGAACCCGTCCACCCCGACCTGCTGGCCGGCCCGTTCGCGCACATCGTGGTCGACGAGGCGCAGGAACTCACCGACGCCGAGTGGCAGATGCTGATCGCCCGCTGCCCGTCCCGCTCCTTCACCATCGTCGGCGACCGCGCCCAGGCCAGGCACGGCTTCACCGAGTCGTGGACCGAACGCCTGGAGCGGGCCGGCCTGGACCGCGTCACGATCACCTCGCTGACCGTCAACTACCGCACGCCCGAAGAGGTGATGGCCGAGGCCGAGCCGGTGATCCGGGCCGCGCTGCCCGACGCCAACGTGCCGACCTCGATCCGCCGCAGCGGCCTGCCCGTCCACCACGGCGCCCGCGCCGAACGGGACGCGCTGCTGGACGCCTGGCTGGCCGAGCACCCCGAGGGCACCGCCTGCGTGATCGGCGACCCGACCTTCCTCGGCGGCGGCCGGGTCCGCTCGCTCAGCCCCGAACTGGTCAAGGGCCTGGAGTTCGACCTGGTGGTGATCGTCGACCCGGAGTCCTTCGGCGACGGCGTCGAGGGCGCCGTCGACCGGTACGTGGCGATGACCCGCGCCACCGGGCAGCTCGCGATCCTGCGCTGA